One window of the Actinomyces wuliandei genome contains the following:
- the pgsA gene encoding phosphatidylinositol phosphate synthase encodes MLGNHGRGLTRALFTRPALAMARAGVTPNMLTVAGTVLSVSAAVLLLPQGRFVAGPLVLALVLVADSFDGILARATGRASVFGAFLDSTMDRLADGAVFASLTAWVALRMEAGHLRTVTLVTALSTVVLAGVVPYARARAEAVGAQASVGVAERTDRLVVVLLATLAVGLGAPSWVLTLGLSYVCLASLVTVLQRVRAVAVQTAPASSAGPGPDSGSVPGVPGPVVREADGTAADGRAS; translated from the coding sequence ATGCTGGGCAACCACGGACGCGGCCTGACCAGGGCATTGTTCACCCGGCCTGCCCTGGCCATGGCCAGGGCAGGCGTGACACCCAACATGCTGACCGTCGCCGGGACCGTGCTGTCGGTGTCCGCGGCGGTGCTCCTGCTGCCCCAGGGACGCTTTGTAGCCGGGCCGCTGGTGCTGGCTCTTGTGCTCGTGGCCGACTCCTTCGACGGGATCCTGGCCCGTGCCACGGGACGTGCCTCCGTCTTCGGCGCCTTCCTGGACTCCACGATGGACCGTCTTGCCGACGGCGCCGTCTTTGCCTCCCTTACTGCCTGGGTGGCGCTGCGCATGGAGGCCGGGCACCTGCGTACGGTGACACTCGTGACGGCTCTGTCCACAGTGGTCCTCGCCGGGGTCGTGCCCTACGCCCGGGCCAGGGCCGAGGCGGTGGGCGCCCAGGCCTCCGTCGGCGTGGCAGAGCGCACTGACCGTCTGGTGGTGGTGCTCCTGGCCACCCTTGCGGTGGGTCTGGGCGCCCCGTCGTGGGTGCTGACCCTCGGCCTGTCCTACGTGTGCCTTGCCTCCCTGGTGACCGTGCTTCAGCGGGTCCGTGCCGTGGCGGTCCAGACCGCCCCCGCCTCCTCAGCCGGACCAGGTCCTGACAGCGGCTCCGTCCCCGGGGTACCTGGTCCCGTCGTCCGGGAGGCCGATGGGACGGCAGCGGACGGGAGAGCCTCGTGA
- a CDS encoding HIT family protein, producing MSDVEPSDVEPDEHTGCHGHAAAHAGHGAEQPPYHEGAPSAFQRLWTPHRMVYIGGQDKPADDSVAQCPFCAGPDREDEEALIVHRGRLAYVLMNLYPYNTGHLLVCPYRHVSDWTQASAQERVEIGELTARAMEVVRHVSHPHGFNLGMNQGDVAGAGIAAHLHQHVVPRWKGDANFMPIIGRTKPVPQLLGDQRDMLAAAWEAA from the coding sequence GTGAGTGACGTAGAGCCTAGTGACGTAGAGCCTGACGAGCACACCGGGTGCCACGGGCACGCTGCAGCGCACGCCGGTCATGGTGCCGAGCAGCCCCCCTACCACGAGGGGGCGCCGTCAGCCTTCCAGCGACTGTGGACCCCCCACCGGATGGTCTACATCGGGGGCCAGGACAAGCCTGCTGACGACTCGGTGGCCCAGTGCCCGTTCTGTGCCGGCCCGGACCGGGAGGACGAGGAGGCCCTCATCGTCCACCGTGGTCGGCTCGCCTACGTCCTCATGAACCTCTACCCCTACAACACCGGCCACCTCCTGGTGTGCCCCTACCGGCACGTCTCGGACTGGACCCAGGCCAGCGCCCAGGAGCGTGTCGAGATCGGTGAGCTGACGGCCCGGGCCATGGAGGTCGTGCGCCACGTCTCCCACCCGCACGGCTTCAACCTGGGGATGAACCAGGGGGATGTGGCGGGAGCCGGGATCGCCGCCCACCTCCACCAGCACGTCGTCCCGCGCTGGAAGGGCGACGCCAACTTCATGCCGATCATTGGCCGCACTAAGCCGGTGCCCCAGCTCCTGGGTGACCAGCGCGACATGCTCGCCGCTGCCTGGGAGGCGGCATGA